Proteins found in one Micropterus dolomieu isolate WLL.071019.BEF.003 ecotype Adirondacks linkage group LG12, ASM2129224v1, whole genome shotgun sequence genomic segment:
- the si:ch211-212k18.15 gene encoding probable E3 ubiquitin-protein ligase ARI5 isoform X2 — MSCGHAVTPESLTGWCRSLLDQGQYTFKCPALKNDTLQKCDAVWSYQEVRRLAVLTVEEMKYFEENIARLAATKYCEFKTCPGCKSNVEREDLTNLSVRCTICTSDRNKVYEFCWQCLKVWKGSAPRSDRCDNDGCINHDLELLKNCKTTTLHQVQGVDTCPSIRACPTCGQMVEHDKTGCKNIICPRCQVEFCFVCLKLTPECLNTSSYFIPCSDGVAPRQTFIPVWHRD, encoded by the exons ATGTCCTGCGGTCATGCCGTCACTCCAGAGTCTCTCACTGGGTGGTGTCGCAGCCTGCTGGATCAG GGCCAGTACACATTTAAGTGCCCTGCTTTAAAGAATGACACCTTGCAAAAGTGTGATGCAGTGTGGTCTTATCAAGAGGTGCGCAGGCTGGCAGTGTTGACAGTTGAAGAGATGAAGTACTTTGAAGAGAACATCGCCCGTCTGGCTGCCACCAAATACTGTGAATTCAAAACA TGTCCCGGATGCAAATCCAATGTGGAGAGAGAGGACCTGACTAACCTCAGCGTGCGGTGCACAATCTGCACATCAGACAGGAATAAAGTTTACGAGTTCTGCTGGCAGTGTCTGAAGGTGTGGAAAGGTAGTGCTCCACGCTCTGACCGCTGCGATAATGACGGCTGCATTAACCATGACCTTGAGCTTCTCAAGAACTGCAAGACCACCACCCTCCATCAGGTGCAGGGGGTCGACACGTGTCCCTCCATCCGGGCCTGTCCCACCTGTGGTCAGATGGTGGAGCACGACAAAACAGGCTGTAAGAACATCATCTGTCCTCGCTGTCAGGTCGAGTTCTGCTTTGTGTGTCTGAAGCTCACTCCTGAGTGCCTGAACACGAGCTCTTACTTCATCCCTTGCAGTGATGGTGTGGCTCCCAGACAAACCTTCATACCTGTGTGGCACAGAGACTAA
- the si:ch211-212k18.15 gene encoding probable E3 ubiquitin-protein ligase ARI5 isoform X1 encodes MTTHGHEEKRYDPKDTTLKFVNRPDDLDPLPPEEGDKCLRAEMSCGHAVTPESLTGWCRSLLDQGQYTFKCPALKNDTLQKCDAVWSYQEVRRLAVLTVEEMKYFEENIARLAATKYCEFKTCPGCKSNVEREDLTNLSVRCTICTSDRNKVYEFCWQCLKVWKGSAPRSDRCDNDGCINHDLELLKNCKTTTLHQVQGVDTCPSIRACPTCGQMVEHDKTGCKNIICPRCQVEFCFVCLKLTPECLNTSSYFIPCSDGVAPRQTFIPVWHRD; translated from the exons atgacaacaCACGGTCACGAAGAGAAAAGATATGACCCCAAAGACACGACTCTGAAGTTTGTCAACAGACCGGATGATCTGGATCCACTAC CTCCAGAGGAAGGAGACAAGTGTCTCCGAGCAGAGATGTCCTGCGGTCATGCCGTCACTCCAGAGTCTCTCACTGGGTGGTGTCGCAGCCTGCTGGATCAG GGCCAGTACACATTTAAGTGCCCTGCTTTAAAGAATGACACCTTGCAAAAGTGTGATGCAGTGTGGTCTTATCAAGAGGTGCGCAGGCTGGCAGTGTTGACAGTTGAAGAGATGAAGTACTTTGAAGAGAACATCGCCCGTCTGGCTGCCACCAAATACTGTGAATTCAAAACA TGTCCCGGATGCAAATCCAATGTGGAGAGAGAGGACCTGACTAACCTCAGCGTGCGGTGCACAATCTGCACATCAGACAGGAATAAAGTTTACGAGTTCTGCTGGCAGTGTCTGAAGGTGTGGAAAGGTAGTGCTCCACGCTCTGACCGCTGCGATAATGACGGCTGCATTAACCATGACCTTGAGCTTCTCAAGAACTGCAAGACCACCACCCTCCATCAGGTGCAGGGGGTCGACACGTGTCCCTCCATCCGGGCCTGTCCCACCTGTGGTCAGATGGTGGAGCACGACAAAACAGGCTGTAAGAACATCATCTGTCCTCGCTGTCAGGTCGAGTTCTGCTTTGTGTGTCTGAAGCTCACTCCTGAGTGCCTGAACACGAGCTCTTACTTCATCCCTTGCAGTGATGGTGTGGCTCCCAGACAAACCTTCATACCTGTGTGGCACAGAGACTAA
- the zgc:194655 gene encoding uncharacterized protein zgc:194655, with protein sequence MGKLYQVVLNGLRGEKTTIDLCNTEDQMKSMTVMQLKEKIGQRLPENAGQDNLRLIFTDKMLDGDDELLSDFGIQHMSVIHMVLRVPGGLTA encoded by the exons ATGGGAAAACTCTACCAGGTCGTGTTGAATGGGCTAAGGGGGGAGAAGACGACAATCGACCTGTGCAACACGGAGGATCAGATGAAGAGCATGACAGTAATGCAGCTGAAGGAAAAGATAGGGCAGAGACTTCCCGAGAACGCAG GACAGGACAATCTGCGGCTCATCTTCACAGATAAAATGTTGGATGGAGACGATGAGCTGCTGTCTGATTTCGGAATTCAGCACATGTCCGTCATCCACATGGTGCTGAGGGTTCCTGGAGGACTGACCGCTTGA